Within the Cloacibacillus sp. genome, the region GAAGTCGTCGAAGGCCGCGAGCCACGCCTCAAGCTCCGTCCTGAGCGCCGCGGGGATCTCCGCCGCAAGCAGCTTTTCGGTGCGCAGCCTCTGTGCCTCGCGCTGCTGTTTCACGGAGAGGAACATTCCGAGGCTGAATTCGGCGTTGTTTTCAAAGAGCGAGTTCGACCAGGCCGGTCCCTTTCCCTCTTTATTTTTTGTGTATGGTATTCCGGGCATCGCGCCGCCCCAGGCCTGCGAACAGCCGGTGGCGTTGGCCCAGTAGACGCGGTCTCCGAAGAGCTGCGTCATCAGCTTCGCGTAAGGAGTCTCGCCGCAGCCGGCACAGGCCGCCGAAAATTCAAGCAGCGGCTGGCGGAACTGGCTGCCCTTCACAGTCCAGGGATCGAACTTGCCCTCCTTGTCGGAGATGGTGAGGCCGAAGGCCCACTGTTCGGGAAGCGACTTTGATTTTTCTATCGGCACCATCGTCAGCGCCTTTTCCTTAGCCGCGGCAGGCGCATCCGCAGGCTTGCCCCCTGAGGAGTTTTTTAATGTCCCAGCTTCGCTGGAACGGGGGGCTGTGCTCGGGCACACGGTGACGCAGCTGCCGCAGCCGGTGCAGTCGTCGCGGCTCACCTGCATGGAGAAGGAGAATTCCTTCATGCCGACCGCGGGCATAGTAAGGAAGCCCTCGGGGGCCGCCTTTTTTTCTTCCTCGCTGAGGAGGTAGGGACGGATAACGGCGTGCGGACAGACATAGGAACAGCGGTTGCACTGGATGCAGCGCGCGGGGTCCCATTCGGGGACGCTGGTCGCGATCGCGCGCTTTTCAAAGGCCGTAAGGCCCAGCTCGACGGTGCCGTCCTCGTAACCCTTAAAAGCGCTGACGGGGAGACTGTCCCCCTGCTGGCGGTTGATCGGCTCCAGCAGCTTCTCAATGATCGCCGGTTCACCGGCGCGGCGCTGTTTTGGTTCGTCTTTGGCGTCAAGCCAGGAATCGGGGATTTCAACCTTCACGAGCATCGCGCCGCCGTCTTCGATCGCCGCGATGTTGCGGTTAACGACCTCGTCCCCCTTCGCGAAGAAGGTTTTCCGCACGGCGTCCGCCATATATTCCTTTGCCTCCTTGATCGGGATGAGATCGACGAGGTGGAAGAAGGCCGACTGAAGCGGGATGTTAACGTGGCTGCCGAGCCCGTGCTTCTCGGCGATCTTGGTGGCGTTGATGATGTAGAAATTCGCCTTTTTCCGCGCGAGCTTGCGGCGGATGTCGGCGGGAATCTTGTCTTCAAGCTCTTCCGGCTCCCACGGGCAGTTGAGCAGCAGGGTGCCGCCCTCTTTGAGTTCGCTGACGATGTCGTAGTTCTGGATGTAGGTCTGGTTATGCGCCGCGACGAAATCGGCCCGCTTCACGAAGTATGAGGAGCGTATCGGGCTGTCGGAGAAGCGCAGGTGCGATATGGTGACGCCGAATGATTTTTTCGCGTCATATTCAAAATAGGCCTGTCCATATTTCGGCGTGTAACTGTTGATGATGTCGATGGTGTTTTTGTTCGCGCCGACGGTGCCGTCGCCGCCAAGCCCCCAGAATTTGAAGGACATCTGGCGCGCGCCGTCGGGGTAGACCGTCTCGCCAAGCGGCAGCGAGAGGTACGTCACGTCGTCGGTGATGCCGATCGTAAAGTCGTTCTTCGGCTCGGCCTTCGCGAGGTTGTCAAATACGGCGATAATCTGCGTCGGATCGGTATCCTTTGAAGAAAGCCCGTAGCGTCCGCCGACGATCGTCACCTCGCGGCCGGAACCGGTAAAGGCGGTGCAGATATCCTGATAAAGCGGACCGCCGTTGGCTCCCATCTCCTTGCAGCGGTCGAGCGCGGCGATCTTTTTCACCGTGGCGGGGAGCACCGCGAAAAGATGCTTGATCGAGAAGGGACGGAAGAGGTGCACCTGTATGAAGCCGGTCTTTCTGCCATGCGCGTTGAGGTAATCAACGGCCTCCTCAACCGTGCCGCTGACGGAGCCCATCGCGACGATCACCTCTTCGGCATCCGGCGCTCCGTAGTAGTTGAAGAGGTGATATTCGCGGCCGGTTACCGCGCTTATCTTCTCCATATAATCTTCCACGATACCGGGCAGCGCGTCATAGAAGCCGTTGTTGGCCTCGCGCACCTGGAAGTAAATGTCGGGATTCTGCACGGTGCTGCGCATCATCGGACGCTCGGGGTTGAGCGCGGCGGCGCGGAATTCGGCGAGGGCCTCCCTGTCGAGCAGCGATTCAAGCGTCTCGTAGGGCATCTCCTCCACCTTGTCTATCTCGTGGGAGGTGCGGAAGCCGTCGAAAAAGTGCATGAAGGGGATGCGCGACTTTATCGCCGCAAGGTGCGCGACACCGCCGAGATCCATTATCTCCTGCACGCCGCCCGTCGCGAGCACCGCGAGCCCGCACTGGCGGCAGTTCATCACGTCGGAATGGTCGCCGAAGATCGAAAAGGCGTGGGTGCCGACGGTACGCGCCGCGACGTGGAGCACGCCGGGGTGACGCTGCCCCGAAAGCCTGTGAAGCACGGGGATCATCAGCATCAGCCCCTGCGATGAGGTGAAGGAGGCGGCCAGAGCACCGGTCTCAAGCGCACCATGCACCGCCGCCGCCGCGCCGGCCTCGGACTGCATCTCTATCAGCGAAACGGTCTGCCCGAAGATGTTTTTCTTTCCTTTGGCGGACCAGGCGTCCGTCTTTTCCGCCATCGGCGAAGAGGGGGTGATCGGATATATCGCCG harbors:
- the nifJ gene encoding pyruvate:ferredoxin (flavodoxin) oxidoreductase yields the protein MREKNLVTMDGNEAAAYIAYAFTEVAAIYPITPSSPMAEKTDAWSAKGKKNIFGQTVSLIEMQSEAGAAAAVHGALETGALAASFTSSQGLMLMIPVLHRLSGQRHPGVLHVAARTVGTHAFSIFGDHSDVMNCRQCGLAVLATGGVQEIMDLGGVAHLAAIKSRIPFMHFFDGFRTSHEIDKVEEMPYETLESLLDREALAEFRAAALNPERPMMRSTVQNPDIYFQVREANNGFYDALPGIVEDYMEKISAVTGREYHLFNYYGAPDAEEVIVAMGSVSGTVEEAVDYLNAHGRKTGFIQVHLFRPFSIKHLFAVLPATVKKIAALDRCKEMGANGGPLYQDICTAFTGSGREVTIVGGRYGLSSKDTDPTQIIAVFDNLAKAEPKNDFTIGITDDVTYLSLPLGETVYPDGARQMSFKFWGLGGDGTVGANKNTIDIINSYTPKYGQAYFEYDAKKSFGVTISHLRFSDSPIRSSYFVKRADFVAAHNQTYIQNYDIVSELKEGGTLLLNCPWEPEELEDKIPADIRRKLARKKANFYIINATKIAEKHGLGSHVNIPLQSAFFHLVDLIPIKEAKEYMADAVRKTFFAKGDEVVNRNIAAIEDGGAMLVKVEIPDSWLDAKDEPKQRRAGEPAIIEKLLEPINRQQGDSLPVSAFKGYEDGTVELGLTAFEKRAIATSVPEWDPARCIQCNRCSYVCPHAVIRPYLLSEEEKKAAPEGFLTMPAVGMKEFSFSMQVSRDDCTGCGSCVTVCPSTAPRSSEAGTLKNSSGGKPADAPAAAKEKALTMVPIEKSKSLPEQWAFGLTISDKEGKFDPWTVKGSQFRQPLLEFSAACAGCGETPYAKLMTQLFGDRVYWANATGCSQAWGGAMPGIPYTKNKEGKGPAWSNSLFENNAEFSLGMFLSVKQQREAQRLRTEKLLAAEIPAALRTELEAWLAAFDDFNGSSSAAKNLTAALAAAELTGEAAMTAREMLANRDQLSKKTFWMYGGDGWAYDIGFGGLDHVLAMGENVNALIVDTEVYSNTGGQSSKSTPIGAVAQFCISGKKVAKKDLGAMLMTYGNIYVAQVAMGADMNQLIKAMREAEEYEGPSVIIAYTPCLAHGIKGGMGSAQEEMKRAVASGYWTLYRYDPRKEKPLTIDSKAPTMEYEEFLDGEVRYAALKRTFPENAKKYFKEGSEEAKAKYAKYKHMEDNQ